In the genome of Ferrovibrio terrae, the window CGCAGTGCCATCCGCGGCAGCGCCGACCTGGCCGTTGTCGATCGTGCTGTAGGCGCCCTGCAGCCAGACGCCGAACGGCTTGTCCGCCGCGCCGGCGTTGCGGCCGGTATCGCGCGAATTCAGGTAGGTAGTCTGGTTCGGCGCGCGATTGCCGCTGTCAGTCAGACTGAAAGTGCTGCCGCTCGGAGAGAAACCACCAATGCCACCGCTCAGGGCGCCGCCGATGGCGCCGCTGATCAGGCTGGCGGTCTGCGCCGAGGCGATCGGCGCGGCGATCGCGGTCACGACCTGGGCCGAGCCCGAACCCGAATTGCTGACGTCGCTGGCTGCAAAGGCAGAGCCCGACACCATCATCCCGAGGCCCATCAGGCCCAGTGTAATTTTACGCAGCATGCAGAGCTCCTGCCACTAATTATGTTTAGCGCCCCCCCAAGGAACCCCTGGTGGCAATTTCAACCATATTTCTCCGGGAGCGGGCCAAGTTTGTCAATCCGTTTCGCTAGTTCCGAGGAAGCGGTCGACAACTCCCAGGGTGTGTTACCCGGAAGCCACAGTCGGCCCCAGACCCGCATACAAGTGCACTTTGAAACCATCAAAATATATACACTTTATTAATGTATTACATATTGCCAGCCCTTCGGTTGACCGCACACCGGCAGCCGCTTACTACGGCGTCCCGCCACCACTGGCTGGATAGGGCCCGATGCACTCCCCGACGCTGCGAGACATGACGCGTTTTGCTGCCTATGCCGCTTTCGCGGATGTGGACGCCAGCATCCGCCGCACTCTGCTCGGACCGCTCTGGTCGACTATGGGCCTCGCCCTGGTCATCCTCTGCCTGGGCCTGTTCTTTGGTACCGTGCTGAAGCAGCAGTTGCCCGATTTCGAAATCTATATCCCTTTCCTGGCGGCCGGCCTGATCGCCTGGACCTTCCTGGCCCAGTGCCTGCACCAGAGCGCCAGCCTGGTGTGGAGCTTCCTGAACACGTTACGCCATAACCGGATTCCCCTGCTCGTTCCGGTCCTGCGGGTCATCCTCCGGAATGTCCTGGTCCTGGCGCTCAATATCGTGACGGCGCTGATTGCCGCCTGGATATATTCCGGCAGTGTCGCGGTGCAGGCTTGGCCGCTGGCCCTGGGATTGATCCTGTTCGTCGCCAATACCTTCTGGATCAGCTACCTGGCGGCGTTGGCCAGCGCGCGCTTCCGCGACCTGCCCCAACTGATCGCCTGGGCCATCCACCTCGCGTTCTTCCTGACGCCGATCCTGTGGGTCGAATACAATCTCGGCCGCTTCGAATACTTAGTATCTTTCAATCCCTTCGCCTGGTTGATTGCGTTGGTGCGCCAACCACTGCTGGGTCAGCCGGTCACCGTGGATGTCTGGCTCGCAGCAACGGCTCTGGCGGCAGTTGGCAGCGCAGTCTGTCTATGGCTGACTCATCGCACCGCCAAACGGCTGCCGTACTGGATCTAGAGGATGGCCGAACTCCTTCTGCACGGTGTCAGCGTCGACTTCCCGCTCTTCTTTGCGGGCGACCGGTCCTTCAAATGGAACCTCTTCAGCTGGATGTCCCGCCGCACTGCCGACCGGCATCGTTCCACCGTGACGGCGCTGACCGATATCTCGCTCAGAGTGAGCGGTGGCATGCGGCTGGCGCTGCTGGGCGGTAATGCGGCTGGCAAAACCACGCTCCTCAGGGTTATGGGCGGTCTGCTAACGCCCTCCAGAGGGGAGTTGGCGCTGACTGGCCGCCCGATCAGCGTGCTGGGGACCGGCATTGGCATCGATCCCGGCTTCACTGCCCGGCAAACCCTGATCGGTCAGGGCCTTCTCATGGGCTTTTCGCCAGCCGATTGTCGCAGCCGTATGGAACGAGCCACCGAATTCGGCGAATTGGCCGACATCCTCGACCAGCCCCTGCATACCCTGGCGCAGGGGCACCAGGTCCGGCTCGGCCTGAGCATCGCCGTCGCCTACGACGCGGAAATTCTGCTGATCGATGAAATGCTGGAACATTTGCCGCCCGCAGTGGTCGAGCGGCTTTGCCACTACATCGATCACGGCATGTCGCCCGGGTCG includes:
- a CDS encoding ABC transporter ATP-binding protein, with the protein product MAELLLHGVSVDFPLFFAGDRSFKWNLFSWMSRRTADRHRSTVTALTDISLRVSGGMRLALLGGNAAGKTTLLRVMGGLLTPSRGELALTGRPISVLGTGIGIDPGFTARQTLIGQGLLMGFSPADCRSRMERATEFGELADILDQPLHTLAQGHQVRLGLSIAVAYDAEILLIDEMLEHLPPAVVERLCHYIDHGMSPGSIVVLAERSKPLLERICTTALVLHQGRLIDQGPLTEIAARHQAQMIG
- a CDS encoding ABC transporter permease, with protein sequence MTRFAAYAAFADVDASIRRTLLGPLWSTMGLALVILCLGLFFGTVLKQQLPDFEIYIPFLAAGLIAWTFLAQCLHQSASLVWSFLNTLRHNRIPLLVPVLRVILRNVLVLALNIVTALIAAWIYSGSVAVQAWPLALGLILFVANTFWISYLAALASARFRDLPQLIAWAIHLAFFLTPILWVEYNLGRFEYLVSFNPFAWLIALVRQPLLGQPVTVDVWLAATALAAVGSAVCLWLTHRTAKRLPYWI